One region of Mycolicibacterium insubricum genomic DNA includes:
- a CDS encoding transglutaminase family protein, producing MGIKVALEHRTHYRFDRLVQVHPHVIRLRPAPHSRTPIEAYSLQIEPGDHFINWQQDPFGNFLARVVFPEPARELSITVGLIADLKVINPFDFFIEDYAETVPFDYSKALAADLEPYLRPVDEHGDGSGPGELVCNWVREVAVVPGTRTIDFLVALNQAVHADIGYSVRMEPGVQTPDVTLGTRIGSCRDSAWLLVSVLRQLGLAARFVSGYLVQLTSDVPALDGPSGPAADFTDLHAWAEVYIPGAGWIGLDATSGLFAGEGHIPLSATPNPAASAPITGATGICETTMEFSNTVTRIHEDPRVTLPYTEQSWSAIVDLGARVDARLAAGDVRLTVGGEPTFVSIDNQVDPEWTTAADGPDKRRRASALTARLKATLAPHALTQRGQGKWYPGEPLPRWQIGLVWRTDGEPLWHDDTLLADPWAEHRDPESADPAAARALLAALAEDLGLPQTQVRPAYEDGLARLAALVRLPDGDPVEAADDPAEGAARAELLARLDTPADDPAAYLLPLHRRDDHAGWASADWRLRRGRIVLLDGDSPAGLRLPLESINWTPPRPVAEADPLADRGPLDTSDADPAVIDTAADVPRTAVVAEIRDHLLHVFLPPTETAEDFVDLVTRLERAAAAVGTPLVVEGYGPPVDPRLQTMTITPDPGVIEVNVAPSAGFDEQLDGLATLYEQARRSRLSTESFDIDGTHGGTGGGNHITLGGRTPADSPFLRRPDLLVSMLTYWQRHPALSYLFAGRFVGTTSQAPRVDEGRASALYELEIAFAEIARLGEDGAAPAWVTDRALRHLLTDITGNTHRAEFCIDKLYSPDSSRGRLGLLELRGFEMPPHYQMAMVQSLLVRSLVAWFWEQPLRAPLIRHGENLHGRYLLPHFLIHDIADVAADLRAHGVDFETSWLDPFTEFRFPRIGTVVLDGIEVELRGAIEPWNTLGEESTAGGTARYVDSSVERLQVRLVGADRQRHLVTCNGHPVPLLATDNPDVQVGGVRYRAWQPPSALHPSITVDAPLRFELIDTTAGMSRGGCTYHVSHPGGRSYDTPPVNAVEAESRRGRRFSATGFTPGPIDVAYLREKVARQSTDTAPPGILDLRRVRTVLR from the coding sequence ATGGGCATCAAGGTGGCGCTGGAGCACCGCACCCACTACCGCTTCGACCGGCTGGTGCAGGTGCACCCGCACGTCATCCGGCTGCGGCCCGCCCCGCACTCACGCACCCCGATCGAGGCCTATTCGCTTCAGATCGAGCCGGGCGACCATTTCATCAACTGGCAGCAGGACCCGTTCGGCAACTTCCTGGCCCGGGTGGTGTTCCCGGAACCAGCGCGCGAATTGAGCATCACCGTCGGCCTGATCGCCGACCTGAAGGTGATCAACCCGTTCGACTTCTTCATCGAGGACTACGCCGAGACCGTCCCGTTCGACTACTCGAAGGCCCTGGCCGCCGACCTTGAGCCCTACCTGCGCCCAGTCGATGAACACGGCGACGGGTCGGGGCCCGGCGAGCTGGTGTGCAACTGGGTGCGGGAAGTCGCCGTCGTCCCCGGCACCCGCACCATCGACTTCCTCGTCGCGCTCAACCAGGCGGTGCACGCCGACATCGGCTACAGCGTGCGGATGGAACCGGGTGTGCAGACACCTGATGTCACCCTGGGCACCCGCATCGGGTCGTGCCGCGATTCGGCGTGGCTGCTGGTGTCGGTGCTGCGCCAACTCGGCCTGGCCGCCCGGTTCGTATCCGGCTATCTGGTGCAACTGACCTCCGACGTGCCGGCACTCGACGGCCCGTCGGGCCCGGCCGCCGATTTCACCGACCTGCACGCCTGGGCCGAGGTGTACATCCCCGGTGCGGGTTGGATCGGCCTGGACGCCACCTCCGGGCTGTTCGCCGGCGAAGGACACATCCCGCTGTCGGCGACCCCGAACCCGGCCGCCTCGGCGCCGATCACCGGTGCCACCGGGATCTGCGAGACCACAATGGAATTCAGCAACACCGTCACCCGCATCCACGAGGACCCCCGGGTCACCCTGCCCTACACCGAGCAGTCCTGGTCGGCGATCGTCGACCTCGGCGCCCGGGTCGACGCCCGGCTGGCCGCCGGTGACGTCCGGTTGACCGTGGGTGGGGAGCCCACCTTCGTGTCGATCGACAATCAGGTCGACCCGGAGTGGACCACCGCCGCCGACGGCCCGGACAAACGGCGCCGGGCCAGCGCGCTGACCGCCCGGCTCAAGGCGACCCTGGCCCCGCACGCGCTGACCCAGCGCGGCCAGGGCAAGTGGTATCCCGGAGAACCGTTGCCGCGCTGGCAGATCGGCCTCGTCTGGCGCACCGACGGCGAACCGCTGTGGCACGACGACACTCTGCTCGCCGACCCGTGGGCCGAACACCGCGACCCCGAATCCGCCGACCCGGCTGCCGCCCGGGCGCTGCTGGCTGCCCTCGCCGAGGATCTCGGCCTGCCGCAAACACAGGTGCGCCCCGCCTACGAGGACGGCCTGGCCCGGCTGGCCGCGCTGGTCCGGCTGCCCGACGGGGACCCGGTCGAAGCGGCCGACGACCCGGCCGAGGGCGCGGCCCGCGCCGAGCTGCTGGCCCGCCTCGACACCCCGGCCGACGACCCGGCGGCCTATCTACTGCCACTGCACCGCCGCGACGATCACGCCGGGTGGGCCAGCGCCGACTGGCGGCTGCGGCGCGGGCGCATCGTGCTGCTCGACGGGGATTCCCCGGCTGGGCTGCGACTGCCGCTGGAGTCCATCAACTGGACCCCGCCGCGGCCCGTCGCCGAAGCGGACCCACTGGCCGACCGGGGCCCGCTGGACACTTCGGACGCCGATCCCGCGGTGATCGACACCGCAGCGGACGTCCCGCGCACCGCGGTGGTCGCCGAGATCCGCGATCACCTGCTGCACGTCTTCCTGCCGCCGACCGAGACCGCCGAGGACTTCGTCGACCTGGTCACCCGGCTGGAGCGCGCCGCGGCGGCGGTCGGCACCCCGCTGGTGGTCGAGGGCTACGGCCCGCCGGTCGACCCGCGGCTGCAGACCATGACCATCACCCCGGACCCCGGGGTGATCGAGGTCAACGTCGCGCCCAGCGCCGGCTTCGACGAACAGCTCGACGGGCTGGCCACGCTCTACGAACAGGCCCGGCGCTCCCGGCTGTCCACGGAATCCTTCGACATCGACGGCACGCACGGCGGCACCGGCGGCGGCAACCACATCACCCTCGGCGGCCGCACCCCCGCGGACTCGCCGTTCCTGCGCCGCCCCGACCTGCTGGTGTCCATGCTGACCTACTGGCAGCGGCACCCGGCGCTGTCGTATCTGTTCGCCGGCCGGTTCGTCGGCACCACGTCGCAGGCGCCCCGGGTCGACGAGGGCCGGGCGTCGGCGCTCTACGAACTGGAGATCGCCTTCGCCGAGATCGCCCGGCTGGGCGAGGACGGAGCGGCCCCGGCGTGGGTCACCGACCGGGCCCTGCGGCATCTGCTCACCGACATCACCGGCAACACCCACCGCGCCGAGTTCTGCATCGACAAGCTCTACAGCCCCGACAGCAGCCGGGGGCGCCTGGGCCTGCTGGAACTGCGCGGGTTCGAGATGCCGCCGCACTACCAGATGGCCATGGTGCAGTCCCTGCTGGTGCGATCGCTGGTGGCCTGGTTCTGGGAGCAGCCGCTGCGCGCCCCGCTGATCCGCCACGGCGAGAACCTGCACGGCCGGTACCTGTTGCCGCACTTCCTGATTCACGACATCGCCGACGTCGCCGCAGACCTGCGCGCACACGGCGTCGACTTCGAGACCAGCTGGCTGGACCCGTTCACCGAGTTCCGCTTCCCGCGCATCGGCACCGTCGTGCTCGACGGGATCGAGGTCGAACTGCGCGGGGCGATCGAGCCGTGGAACACCCTGGGGGAGGAGTCGACGGCCGGCGGCACCGCCCGCTACGTCGACTCGTCGGTCGAACGCCTGCAGGTCCGCCTGGTCGGCGCCGACCGGCAGCGTCACCTGGTGACCTGCAACGGGCACCCGGTTCCGCTGCTGGCCACCGACAACCCCGACGTCCAGGTGGGCGGCGTGCGGTACCGGGCCTGGCAGCCGCCCAGTGCCCTGCATCCCAGCATCACCGTCGACGCCCCACTGCGCTTCGAGCTGATCGACACCACCGCCGGCATGTCCCGCGGCGGCTGCACCTACCACGTCTCCCACCCCGGCGGCCGGTCCTATGACACCCCGCCGGTCAACGCGGTGGAGGCCGAGTCGCGGCGCGGCCGCCGATTCTCGGCCACCGGATTCACCCCCGGCCCCATCGACGTCGCCTATCTGCGGGAGAAGGTGGCTCGCCAGTCGACGGATACGGCGCCGCCGGGCATCCTGGACCTGCGCAGGGTGCGTACCGTACTGCGGTGA
- a CDS encoding TetR/AcrR family transcriptional regulator: MTTEAGASTPAAESRAQSFMRSALSILGETGRTDFTVLEVVERSKTSLRAFYQHFATKDELLLALVERIMADATARWRVETESLPATEALRRVIERMSAPAESSTQDSINRGLTYYNDHLMENRPREFAAVLAPLHTLYADILRRGIAEGTFRADLDVDPDAAILMQTVLGALRLRGLGNDLYGSPVDAGHLYRFCLHGLAAADPTHPA, translated from the coding sequence ATGACGACCGAAGCCGGGGCGAGCACGCCCGCCGCCGAGTCGCGGGCGCAGAGTTTCATGCGTTCGGCACTGTCGATTCTCGGCGAGACCGGTCGCACGGATTTCACCGTGCTGGAAGTGGTGGAACGGTCCAAAACCTCACTGCGGGCGTTCTATCAGCACTTCGCCACCAAGGACGAACTGCTGCTGGCGCTGGTGGAACGGATCATGGCCGACGCGACGGCGCGCTGGCGGGTCGAGACCGAGTCGCTGCCAGCGACCGAGGCGTTGCGTCGGGTGATCGAGCGGATGAGCGCCCCGGCGGAGTCCAGCACCCAAGACAGCATCAACCGGGGCCTGACGTACTACAACGACCACCTGATGGAGAACCGCCCCCGGGAGTTCGCCGCGGTACTGGCGCCGCTGCACACGCTGTACGCGGACATCCTGCGCCGCGGGATCGCCGAGGGCACCTTCCGCGCCGACCTCGACGTCGACCCGGACGCCGCGATCCTGATGCAGACCGTGCTCGGGGCGCTGCGGCTGCGGGGGCTGGGAAACGACCTGTACGGCAGCCCCGTCGACGCTGGCCACCTGTATCGCTTCTGCCTGCACGGCCTGGCCGCCGCCGATCCCACACACCCCGCCTGA
- a CDS encoding SRPBCC family protein: protein MAKSYPCERVGLHFIDTAPYRFVSTVDLRISPQELFEVLSDAESWPVWATVITKVTWTSPEPYGVGTTRTVHMRGGIVGDEEFLTWEPHTRMSFRFNEASTRSISAFAEDYRVVPTEDGCNLTWIMSMKPNGAAGRIGMALGRPVMGWLFQRFLHNLRRYTDARYSV, encoded by the coding sequence ATGGCGAAGAGCTACCCCTGCGAGCGGGTCGGGCTGCATTTCATCGACACCGCGCCGTACCGGTTCGTCAGCACCGTCGACCTGCGGATCTCGCCGCAGGAGCTGTTCGAGGTGCTGTCCGACGCCGAATCGTGGCCGGTGTGGGCCACCGTCATCACCAAGGTGACCTGGACCAGTCCGGAGCCCTACGGGGTGGGCACCACCCGCACCGTGCATATGCGCGGCGGGATCGTCGGCGACGAGGAGTTCCTGACCTGGGAGCCCCACACCCGGATGTCGTTCCGGTTCAACGAGGCCAGCACGCGTTCCATCTCGGCGTTCGCCGAGGACTACCGCGTCGTCCCGACCGAGGACGGCTGCAACCTGACCTGGATCATGTCGATGAAGCCCAACGGGGCGGCCGGGCGGATCGGGATGGCGCTGGGCCGCCCGGTGATGGGCTGGCTGTTCCAGCGGTTCCTGCACAATCTGCGTCGATATACCGACGCGCGCTACTCGGTGTGA
- a CDS encoding LLM class flavin-dependent oxidoreductase has product MAEWFLFLPQLRLGIDAVVARAVAAESAGFDGIAFIDHLEPPAAVDQPIWEAMTLATWVAAHTERLRIGHLVLCDAFRHPAVLAKQAVTLAEVSGGRFELGLGSGSWPDEFTRFGLPDADDAKARAARLARDVTTIRDCWGLGSDTAMIQKPLPTHRIPLLFGGTGKTTLALARDYGDWWNIPSHQLDRLDALMPRVGDARVSMQQMVGFVGDGADEAEIATTSKRRFGYLGSGLVCGDAAAMIEHFGALADRGVQRFYVWFADFAAPDTLHAFADTVITAL; this is encoded by the coding sequence ATGGCCGAATGGTTCCTGTTCCTGCCGCAGCTGCGGTTGGGCATCGACGCCGTCGTGGCGCGCGCGGTGGCCGCGGAATCCGCCGGCTTCGACGGCATCGCGTTCATCGACCACCTGGAGCCGCCGGCCGCCGTGGACCAGCCCATCTGGGAGGCCATGACGCTGGCCACCTGGGTGGCCGCGCACACCGAGCGGCTGCGCATCGGGCACCTGGTGCTCTGCGACGCGTTCCGCCACCCGGCCGTTCTGGCAAAGCAGGCCGTCACGCTGGCCGAGGTCAGCGGCGGGCGGTTCGAACTCGGTCTGGGCTCGGGATCCTGGCCCGACGAATTCACCCGGTTCGGGCTGCCCGACGCCGATGACGCCAAGGCCCGCGCAGCCCGGCTGGCCCGCGACGTCACGACGATCCGCGACTGCTGGGGCCTCGGCTCCGACACCGCTATGATCCAGAAACCGCTTCCCACACACCGTATTCCGCTGCTGTTCGGCGGCACCGGCAAGACCACCCTGGCACTGGCCCGCGACTACGGCGACTGGTGGAACATCCCGTCGCACCAACTGGACCGCCTGGACGCGCTGATGCCGCGGGTCGGCGACGCGCGGGTATCGATGCAGCAGATGGTCGGCTTCGTCGGCGACGGCGCGGACGAGGCCGAGATCGCGACAACCAGCAAACGTCGCTTCGGCTACCTCGGCTCCGGGCTGGTGTGCGGGGACGCCGCGGCGATGATCGAACACTTCGGTGCGCTCGCCGATCGCGGGGTGCAGCGCTTCTACGTCTGGTTCGCCGACTTCGCCGCCCCGGACACCCTGCACGCATTCGCCGACACCGTCATCACCGCGCTCTGA
- the ypfJ gene encoding KPN_02809 family neutral zinc metallopeptidase, with amino-acid sequence MTFNEGIRIDTSTTSSGGGMGGRGLAVGGGVGGLVVVLIALFFGIDPGSVTGGQTAQQPGAATPGFDVSQCKTGKDANDNVNCRVIATGNSVDQVWSQLLKGYSRPKLHLFTESTNTACGAATSDVGPFYCPADRTVYIDTSFYQVLQDRFGSSGGPLAQEYVIAHEYGHHVQNLLGDISKAQKGVQGATGGSVRTELQADCYAGVWAHHASTTNAPGSDTPFLKPLSDKDIADALSAAQSVGDDRIQKAATGRVNKESWTHGSAAQRQHWFTVGYQTGDARKCDTYSATDLDNG; translated from the coding sequence ATGACCTTCAACGAGGGAATCCGGATCGACACGTCCACCACGTCCTCCGGCGGCGGGATGGGCGGCCGGGGGCTCGCGGTCGGCGGCGGCGTCGGCGGCCTGGTGGTGGTGCTGATCGCGTTGTTCTTCGGTATCGACCCGGGCAGCGTGACCGGCGGGCAGACGGCACAGCAGCCGGGGGCCGCGACACCGGGCTTCGACGTGTCGCAGTGCAAGACCGGCAAGGACGCCAACGACAACGTCAACTGCCGGGTGATCGCCACCGGCAACTCGGTCGACCAGGTGTGGTCGCAGTTGCTCAAGGGCTACAGCCGCCCCAAGCTGCACCTGTTCACCGAATCCACCAACACCGCCTGCGGTGCAGCGACCAGTGACGTCGGACCGTTCTACTGCCCAGCCGACCGGACCGTCTACATCGACACGTCGTTCTACCAGGTGCTGCAGGACCGGTTCGGTTCCAGCGGTGGCCCGCTGGCCCAGGAGTACGTGATCGCCCACGAGTACGGCCACCACGTGCAGAACCTGCTCGGCGACATCAGCAAGGCGCAGAAGGGCGTGCAGGGCGCCACCGGCGGCAGCGTGCGTACCGAACTGCAGGCCGACTGCTACGCCGGCGTCTGGGCCCACCACGCCTCCACCACCAACGCGCCGGGTTCGGACACGCCGTTCCTGAAGCCGTTGAGCGACAAGGACATCGCCGATGCCCTGTCGGCCGCCCAGTCCGTCGGCGACGACCGGATCCAGAAAGCCGCCACCGGGCGGGTGAACAAGGAGTCCTGGACGCACGGCTCGGCCGCCCAGCGCCAGCACTGGTTCACCGTGGGCTACCAGACCGGTGACGCGCGCAAGTGCGACACCTACAGCGCCACCGATCTGGACAACGGCTGA
- a CDS encoding acyl-CoA thioesterase produces the protein MDELLALFDVPDADGDTIVAPTGRAGEDERQVVEGTQVLAQAIVAVAKRFGDKSIRAAHAVFSRAVMVGAPVELHLDVFHEGRSMATAVVTASQNGKRAITVTVLADVPSADVIRHQQAKPDVAGPDGANVCTMPMVGRQVRLVDVIDVNSPDEVGPPELYAWLHYEPVPQREDLAKALIAYFTGHLGISTTMRAHEGIGTAQAHYTVSTAPMTINITFHEPFGWDGWLLYTHESTQVGAGMSYIRGTVHTEAGDLIASFSQDAMIRPLRTTDTSIKAESRL, from the coding sequence CTGGACGAACTGCTGGCGCTGTTCGACGTGCCCGACGCCGACGGGGACACCATCGTCGCCCCCACCGGCCGCGCCGGTGAGGACGAGCGCCAGGTGGTCGAGGGCACCCAGGTGCTGGCCCAGGCCATCGTCGCAGTGGCCAAGCGATTCGGCGACAAGTCGATCCGCGCGGCGCACGCAGTGTTCTCCCGCGCGGTGATGGTTGGCGCGCCGGTTGAGTTGCACCTCGACGTCTTCCACGAGGGCCGCTCGATGGCCACCGCGGTGGTGACCGCCAGCCAGAACGGCAAGCGCGCCATCACCGTCACCGTGCTGGCCGATGTGCCCAGCGCCGACGTGATCCGCCACCAGCAGGCCAAGCCCGACGTCGCCGGCCCGGACGGGGCGAACGTCTGCACCATGCCGATGGTCGGCCGTCAGGTCCGCCTCGTCGACGTCATCGACGTCAACAGCCCCGATGAGGTCGGCCCGCCGGAGCTCTACGCTTGGCTGCACTACGAGCCGGTGCCGCAGCGCGAGGACCTGGCCAAGGCGCTGATCGCGTACTTCACCGGGCACCTGGGTATTTCGACGACCATGCGGGCGCACGAGGGCATCGGCACCGCCCAGGCGCACTACACCGTCTCGACCGCGCCGATGACCATCAACATCACCTTCCACGAGCCGTTCGGCTGGGACGGCTGGCTGCTGTACACCCACGAGAGCACCCAGGTCGGCGCGGGCATGTCCTATATCCGGGGCACCGTGCACACCGAGGCCGGGGACCTGATCGCGTCGTTCAGCCAGGACGCGATGATCCGTCCGCTGCGCACCACCGACACCTCCATCAAGGCGGAGTCCCGGCTGTAG
- the aspS gene encoding aspartate--tRNA ligase, with translation MLRSHRAGSLRPSDAGTTVTLAGWVARRRDHGGVIFIDLRDSSGVAQVVFRDAGVLEQAHRLRAEFCVSVTGVVEIRPEGNANPDIATGEIEVNATELTVLSECAPLPFQLDETAGDEARLRYRYLDLRRDGPGNALRLRSRVNAAARAVLAEHDFVEIETPTLTRSTPEGARDFLVPARLQPGSFYALPQSPQLFKQLLMVAGMERYYQIARCYRDEDFRADRQPEFTQLDMEMSFVSADDVIAVSEQVLAALWALIGVQLPLPLPRIGYDEAMRRFGTDKPDLRFSVELVECTDYFTDTPFRVFQAPYVGAVVMPGGADQPRRTLDGWQEFAKQRGHKGLAYVLIGEDGTLGGPVAKNLSDAERDGLAAHVGAKPGDCVFFAAGAAKGARALLGATRIEIAKRLDLIDPDAWALTWVVDWPLFEATDEATASGDVAVGSGAWTAVHHAFTAPQPDSIATFDTDPGAARADAYDIVCNGNEIGGGSIRIHRADLQERVFAMMGIDHDEARDKFGFLLDAFAFGAPPHGGIAFGWDRITALLAGEDSIREVIAFPKTGGGVDPLTDAPAPITAAQRKEAGIDAKPEAAKTAAANPEAGGAQPTE, from the coding sequence GTGCTGCGCAGCCACCGTGCCGGTTCCCTTCGGCCGTCCGACGCCGGAACGACCGTCACCCTGGCGGGCTGGGTGGCGCGCCGACGGGATCACGGCGGCGTCATCTTCATCGACCTGCGCGACTCCAGCGGCGTCGCACAGGTGGTGTTCCGCGACGCCGGCGTGCTCGAGCAGGCGCACCGGCTGCGCGCGGAGTTCTGCGTCTCGGTCACCGGCGTCGTCGAGATCCGGCCCGAGGGCAACGCCAACCCCGACATCGCCACCGGCGAGATCGAGGTCAATGCCACCGAATTGACGGTGCTGAGCGAATGCGCGCCGCTGCCGTTCCAGCTCGACGAGACCGCCGGCGACGAGGCGCGGCTGCGCTACCGCTACCTGGACCTGCGCCGCGACGGCCCGGGCAACGCGCTGCGGCTGCGTTCGCGGGTCAACGCCGCCGCCCGCGCCGTGCTCGCCGAGCACGACTTCGTCGAGATCGAGACCCCCACCCTGACCCGGTCCACCCCCGAGGGCGCGCGGGACTTCCTGGTGCCCGCCCGGCTGCAGCCCGGCTCGTTCTACGCGCTGCCGCAGAGCCCGCAGCTGTTCAAGCAGTTGCTGATGGTCGCCGGCATGGAGCGCTACTACCAGATCGCGCGCTGCTACCGCGATGAGGACTTCCGCGCCGACCGCCAGCCCGAGTTCACCCAGCTGGACATGGAGATGAGCTTCGTCTCCGCCGACGACGTCATCGCGGTCTCGGAACAGGTGCTGGCCGCGCTGTGGGCGCTGATCGGCGTGCAGCTGCCGTTGCCGCTGCCGCGGATCGGCTACGACGAGGCGATGCGCCGCTTCGGCACCGACAAACCCGATCTGCGCTTTTCCGTCGAACTCGTCGAATGCACCGACTATTTCACCGACACCCCGTTCCGGGTGTTCCAGGCGCCCTACGTGGGGGCGGTCGTCATGCCCGGCGGCGCCGACCAGCCGCGCCGGACGCTGGACGGCTGGCAGGAATTCGCCAAGCAGCGCGGCCACAAGGGCCTGGCGTACGTGCTGATCGGCGAGGACGGGACCCTGGGCGGGCCGGTCGCCAAGAACCTCTCCGACGCCGAACGCGACGGCCTCGCCGCCCACGTCGGCGCCAAGCCGGGGGACTGCGTGTTCTTCGCCGCCGGTGCGGCCAAGGGTGCGCGCGCCCTGCTGGGCGCGACGCGCATCGAGATCGCCAAGCGCCTGGACCTGATCGACCCGGACGCCTGGGCGCTGACCTGGGTGGTGGACTGGCCGCTGTTCGAGGCCACCGACGAGGCCACCGCCTCCGGCGACGTTGCCGTCGGCTCCGGTGCCTGGACCGCCGTGCACCACGCCTTCACCGCACCGCAGCCCGACAGCATCGCCACCTTCGACACCGATCCGGGTGCCGCGCGCGCCGACGCCTACGACATCGTCTGCAACGGCAACGAGATCGGCGGCGGGTCGATCCGCATCCACCGCGCCGACCTGCAGGAGCGGGTGTTCGCGATGATGGGCATCGACCATGACGAGGCGCGTGACAAGTTCGGGTTCCTGTTGGACGCCTTCGCCTTCGGCGCACCGCCGCACGGCGGCATCGCGTTCGGCTGGGATCGGATCACCGCGCTGCTGGCCGGCGAGGATTCCATCCGCGAGGTCATCGCGTTCCCCAAGACCGGCGGTGGTGTCGACCCGCTGACCGACGCTCCGGCACCCATCACCGCCGCGCAGCGCAAGGAAGCCGGTATCGACGCGAAACCCGAAGCCGCCAAGACCGCGGCCGCCAATCCCGAAGCCGGGGGAGCCCAACCGACGGAGTAG
- a CDS encoding amidohydrolase family protein, with amino-acid sequence MPSRVLGYPVFDADNHFYEPKEALTKFVPDNRKGVIDYIDVRGRTKIVVRNQISDYIPNPTFEVVARPGAQEEYFRHGSGGKSYREIMGKPMKAIPAFRDPAARLEVMDSLGLDYTIMFPTLASLVEERLKDDPDLIHDLIHALNEWMYETWQFNYEGRIFSTPVITLPNVDRALAELEWALERGAKTVLVRPAPVPGYRGTRSMGLPEFDPFWQAVVAADIPVCMHASDSGYAQYLNDWEPADEFLPFKPTAFRMVAMGKRPIEDTMAAMICHGAFHRNPDLRILSVENGASWVPYLQHQLSDVYAKLPSEFPEDPVEAFRRCVYVAPFWEDNFKEMAELCGIDRVMFGSDWPHPEGLSDPITLVDDLVAHGLDDEGVRKVMGGNLIDLFKVPNEIRHSPDVPALVIA; translated from the coding sequence ATGCCGTCACGCGTTCTCGGCTACCCGGTGTTCGACGCCGACAACCACTTCTACGAGCCCAAGGAAGCGCTGACCAAGTTCGTCCCGGACAACCGCAAGGGCGTCATCGACTACATCGACGTGCGCGGCCGCACCAAGATCGTGGTCCGCAACCAGATCAGCGACTACATCCCCAACCCGACCTTCGAGGTCGTCGCCCGCCCCGGCGCCCAGGAGGAGTACTTCCGCCACGGCTCGGGAGGCAAGAGCTACCGCGAGATCATGGGCAAGCCCATGAAGGCCATCCCCGCCTTCCGTGACCCCGCTGCCCGGCTCGAGGTGATGGACTCCCTCGGCCTGGACTACACGATCATGTTCCCGACTCTGGCCAGCCTGGTCGAGGAGCGCCTCAAGGACGACCCGGACCTGATCCACGACCTGATCCACGCGCTCAACGAGTGGATGTATGAGACCTGGCAGTTCAACTACGAGGGCCGGATCTTCTCCACCCCGGTCATCACCCTGCCCAACGTCGACCGCGCGCTGGCCGAACTCGAATGGGCGCTGGAGCGCGGCGCCAAGACCGTGCTGGTGCGCCCGGCCCCGGTGCCCGGCTACCGCGGCACCCGGTCCATGGGCCTGCCCGAGTTCGACCCGTTCTGGCAGGCCGTGGTCGCCGCCGACATCCCGGTCTGCATGCACGCCTCGGACTCGGGCTACGCGCAGTACCTCAACGACTGGGAGCCCGCCGACGAGTTCCTGCCGTTCAAGCCGACCGCGTTCCGGATGGTCGCGATGGGCAAGCGGCCCATCGAGGACACCATGGCCGCGATGATCTGCCACGGCGCCTTCCACCGCAACCCCGACCTGCGGATCCTGTCGGTGGAAAACGGTGCGTCCTGGGTGCCCTACCTGCAGCACCAGCTGTCCGACGTCTACGCCAAGCTGCCCAGCGAGTTCCCCGAGGATCCGGTGGAGGCGTTCCGCCGCTGCGTCTACGTCGCGCCGTTCTGGGAGGACAACTTCAAGGAGATGGCCGAGCTGTGCGGCATCGACCGCGTCATGTTCGGCTCGGACTGGCCGCACCCGGAGGGCCTGTCCGACCCGATCACCCTGGTCGACGATCTGGTGGCCCACGGCCTGGACGACGAGGGAGTGCGAAAGGTGATGGGCGGCAACCTCATCGACCTGTTCAAGGTGCCCAACGAGATCCGGCACTCCCCCGACGTGCCCGCGCTGGTCATCGCCTGA